DNA sequence from the Acidobacteriota bacterium genome:
CGCTGCAGGATGGGAATATCCTCGGGAAAGACGAACCGGATGACTTCGGTGCCGAGGATCTTGTCCGGCGGATGACACAGCAATTCGGTGATCACGGGATTGATGTACACAACACGCCAGTCCTGCAGGATGCAGATGCCCACCAGCGAACCGTCCACGAGATGGCGGTATTTCTCCTCGGATTCGGCCAGCTCGGCGGTCCGGGCCTGAACCATCCGCCGCAGCTTGTCACGCTCGGTCCGGTCCAAATGGATCTTGTATGCCGCGAAGGTGCCGATGACCGCGGACACGCCGAGCAGGATCAGCAGGAAGAACCAGACGGTACTCGTGAAGGGAGGGCTCACCTCGACGACCAGGGCGGGCGTTTCTCGAGAGACCACCCCCCGGGCGTTGACGGCACGGAGGTGGAAGATCATCTGACCCGGCGGCAGGAAGGGATACACCACGTGCCGGTCGTCGGTGGGCGGCTGCCAGACGGAGTCCACGCCCTCCAATTGATACTGGAAGGTGTTGCCCGCCTCGTTGAGGAAGCTCAGGCAGTCGAACCGGATCGTCAGCCGGTCATCATGATTCAGATGCAGGCCGGCGGCGGGGGGGGGCAACTCGGTCTGGTTGATGGTGACTCCGGTGATCCGGACGCGGGGCGGGGCCGAGAAGGCCGCCATCTGGGGTCGGTAAACCAGCAGGCTCCGGCTGGTGCCGAAATAGAACGCGTCGTCACTGTCGAGCAGGAAGCAGCGCTTGTTGGTGATCTCGGTGAACGGCAGTCCGTGGACGGCGTTGAAGTTTTCGAACCGGTCGCCGGCCAGCCGGGCGATGCCGCGGCTGGTGCCCACCCAGAGCTGTCCGTGCCGATCGTGCTGGAGCGCCCACACGTTGGCGTTGGCGTCCGGTAGAGCGACGCCCATCGGCGCGAAACGGCGGCCGTCCCAGTGGTAGATGCCCCGTCCGACGGTGCCGATGTAGATGTCGTCGTCGGCGCGCCGGGCGAAGCAGGTGACATTGACATCGCCGAGGATCGGTTGGGGCAGGTACCGCCACCGGTCATTATTGCGGCGGGCTTCGAATACGCCGTAGTCGGTGCCCACCCAACAGCGATCCGCGCCGAAGAGCAGCAGATCGAAGCAGGCGTGGCTCCGGAGGGCGGCCGGCGCCTCGACGGTCGCGAGTTCTGGCGGCCGACCGCAGTACAACCCCCGATCGGAGGCCATGAGCAGGCTGCCGTCGGGCAAAGGCTGCAGGCAGTACACGAACAAGTCTGTCGGTTCGGGCCGGTTGAGGGCCGCCTGAACCCGGCGACCCTGCAGCCGGTAGATGCCGTGATCCGTCCCCAGCCAGAGCGCATCGGATCCGACCGGAACGATCTCGGTGACGGTCCGGTCGGAGAGCAGGGTGTCCCGCTCCACCCCGTCGGCGCCGAGTGCCTGCAGACCGGCTTCGGTGCCCACGAGAACGCGCCCGCGCCAGCGGTGGACCGCCCAGATCAACTCGGACGCCAGACCGTCGGCGACGCCGTAGTGGCGGATGCTGCGGTCGGTAATCTTGTCCACGCCGCTGTCGGTGCAGAGCCAGACGATATCCTCGTAATCAACCATCACCCGGTACACCCAGCGGTTGGATAATCCGTCAGCCACGTCGAGCCGGCGAAAGGGCGCGCCGGGAAATCGGTAGTAGACGCCCGTCGACGCCGCCACCCAGATGGTGCCCTGGCGGTCGATGGCCGCGTCCAGGTAAATGGTGTCCGGCCGGGAGTCCGGACGAATGTCGGTGCACCGGCCGTCGGCGTTCAGCAGGGTCAGGCGGTCGGGCCGGCATAGCAGGAGCTCGCCGGTCGTCGCATGGTGGAAAATGCTTCGGACGGTGCTGCGACCCGGGCCGTTGACCTGGGGAAGCGGTGTCAGTTGTCCCGCGCGCAGCCGGCTCAAGCCCGCCTCGCCGCCAATGTACAGCGAATCGTGGGAGGCGACGGCCACACTGTGCAGGACGTCTCCGTGCGGGCGGTCGGCTTGCGACAGCAGGCGCTCCTGATCGCCGCGGAGTTCCACGAGGCCGCGGTTGGTGGCAAAATACAGCGTGCCGTCGGTCAGCTCGGCGATGTCCCGTACCGATGGCGTCTCCCGGAGCGTCCGGAAGGTGTAAGGCGTGAACCGCGATCCGGACAGAACGGCGGCGCCGGCCGACGTGCCCACCCAGAGCCGCCCCAGCCGGTCGCCGTGGATGGCGAAGACGGCGGGCGACGGCAGTCCGTCGGTGACGGAGAAGGTTGTGAACGACCGGCCGTTGTACCGGCTCAAACCGCCGAGGGTGCCGATCCAGATGTAGCCGTCCGGATCTTGGTGGATGGCCACGGGCTGGTCCTGAGCCAGCCCCTCCTGCACGGTGTAATGGTGGATGAAGAAGCGCGAGTCCTGGGGCGCGGCGGCGGCGCCCGTCAGGAGCAGAGCCCCCAGCGCCCATCGGAACCAGACACGCAGCGGGTGCGGCATCGCCACTCTCCTCGCGCGGTACGCGTCCGTCACACCTTCACGATTTCCGCCGCCTCGAAGGCGGCGGTCTCCAGCTGCTGGAACTGCCCGTCGGCCTCAGCCGCCCGGATATCTTCCAGACGCGAGCGGGTCTGCGGGTGCCGGCCCACCAGGTAGGCACAGCAGTCCCCGTAGGGCAGGATCGACAGCTCGTACGTCCCGTACTGTTGGGCCAGGTCCGTGATCTGGGCCTTGTTCAGGCCGATGAGCGGGGTCAGAATCGGCCGCCGCGCCTCGGTGTAGATCGCGTGCAGGTTTTCCAGAGTCTGAGAGGCGACCTGGCCCACCGAATCGCCGGTGACCAGAGCCTGGGCGTGCTCCCGGTCGGCGATCCGGTCGGCCAGGCGGATCATCATGCGCCGGTACAGAATCATCCGCAGGTCCTCCGGCGCGGTGATGATGATCGCCCGCTGGAGCGGTCCGAACGGCACGAGGTAGAGGCGGCTGGCCGGCTGCCAGGCCTGCAGCAAGCGGATGATGCGCCGGACCTTGTCTTGGACGCCGGCGGCGTTGACCGTCACATTGTGAAAGTGGACGTAGACAACGGGGCAACCCCGCTGGGCCATGAGCCGCGCCGCCACCGGGCTGTCGATGCCGCCCGACACGAGGGCGACGACCCGCCCCGAAACGCCCACCGGCAGTCCGCCGGGGCCACGGAGCTGTTGGAAGAAGACGAGAATGCTGTCCGGCAGCACATCCACGTGCACCGGCAGCTCCGGCGCGGTCAGGTCCACGGTCCAGCCGTGCGTCACCATCGTGTGGCCCAGCTCCCGGCTGATCGCCGGCGAGTCGAGGGGAAAGGCCTTCCAGGCCCGCCGGCAGCGGATGCCGAAGGTGCGCGGCGGCTGGGTTTCGGCCAGTCGGGCGATGAAGGCCTGCAAGGCGGCAAAATCAGCGGGGAGACGGTGCGCGAACGCGAAGGTTTCGACTCCGGGGACCCAGGCCAGCAGCCGGGCGACCGCGTCCGGGTCGTCGCCGGGCAGAAGCGGCACCAGGTATTTGCCCATGGTTTCCTGGATGTCCCGCGTCCCCAGCGCCTCAAAGGCGGCGGCCAGGTTCTGAAGCAGGCGGCGGCTGAACCGGATCCGGTTCTTCCCTTTGAGAAACAGCTCGGACGAATGGACCAGGACCACGTCATAGGGGCGGACGCTCGGCTGTGTAACGGACGGCGCGCGCATGGGCTCCTTGGACCGGGCCGAATTGCCGCAACGAGCGGATAGTTACATTGTATCAGGTTAACACACGGAGCGGGAGGGGCTTGCAAACCGGCTCGGCCTGGGCTAAGATGGCCGCCATTGGGAGCTGACACCATGGAGATGCGACGACACAAGGTTGTGGTCCTTGGCGCCGGCGGTTGGGGCACCGCGCTGGCGGTGGTGTTGCACGGCAACGGCCACAAGGTCAGGATCTGGGCGTATGAGCAGGAGGAAGTGGACAACATCCGCACCCACCGCGAGAACCGGCGGTTCCTCCCCGGCGTCACGGTGCCGGAAGGGATTGACGCCTCCACCGACATGGCCCGCCTGCTCACCGGTGTCACTCTCATCGTGAACGCCACGCCGGCCCAGTTCACCCGCGGCGTGCTGCACCGGCTCGCGGCCTGCAAGGTCACGCCCTGCCCGGTGGTCAACGTCGCCAAGGGGAGTGAGAACAAGACGCTCAAACGGATGTCCCAGGTGATGGTCGAGGAGCTGCCGGTCTTTTTCCACAGCCTGCTGGCCACGCTGTCGGGGCCGAGCCACGCCGAGGAAGTCGGACGGTCCATTCCCACTGCGGTGGTTGCGGCGGCCGCCAATCCGCGGATTCCCCCGCTGATCCAACAGGCGTTCATGTGCGAGACGCTCCGCGTGTACTCCAGCGACGACCTGGTGGGCGTGGAGCTGGCCGGTTCCATCAAGAACATCATCGCCGTGGCCGCCGGGATCTGCGACGGCCTCGGTTTCGGCGACAACGCCAAGGGGGCGTTGCTCACCCGCGGTCTGGCCGAGATCAGCCGCCTGGGCGTGGCCATGGGCGCCAAACCGGCCACCTTCGCCGGTCTGGCGGGCATGGGCGACCTGGTGACCACCTGCACCAGCCGGCACTCGCGGA
Encoded proteins:
- the thiI gene encoding tRNA 4-thiouridine(8) synthase ThiI, encoding MRAPSVTQPSVRPYDVVLVHSSELFLKGKNRIRFSRRLLQNLAAAFEALGTRDIQETMGKYLVPLLPGDDPDAVARLLAWVPGVETFAFAHRLPADFAALQAFIARLAETQPPRTFGIRCRRAWKAFPLDSPAISRELGHTMVTHGWTVDLTAPELPVHVDVLPDSILVFFQQLRGPGGLPVGVSGRVVALVSGGIDSPVAARLMAQRGCPVVYVHFHNVTVNAAGVQDKVRRIIRLLQAWQPASRLYLVPFGPLQRAIIITAPEDLRMILYRRMMIRLADRIADREHAQALVTGDSVGQVASQTLENLHAIYTEARRPILTPLIGLNKAQITDLAQQYGTYELSILPYGDCCAYLVGRHPQTRSRLEDIRAAEADGQFQQLETAAFEAAEIVKV
- a CDS encoding NAD(P)-dependent glycerol-3-phosphate dehydrogenase, producing the protein MRRHKVVVLGAGGWGTALAVVLHGNGHKVRIWAYEQEEVDNIRTHRENRRFLPGVTVPEGIDASTDMARLLTGVTLIVNATPAQFTRGVLHRLAACKVTPCPVVNVAKGSENKTLKRMSQVMVEELPVFFHSLLATLSGPSHAEEVGRSIPTAVVAAAANPRIPPLIQQAFMCETLRVYSSDDLVGVELAGSIKNIIAVAAGICDGLGFGDNAKGALLTRGLAEISRLGVAMGAKPATFAGLAGMGDLVTTCTSRHSRNRYVGEQIGRGRKLPEILAEMVMVAEGVATTESAHALSQQFGVEMPITAEVYATLFEGKDPREAARNLMSRPAKPENW
- a CDS encoding response regulator, producing MPHPLRVWFRWALGALLLTGAAAAPQDSRFFIHHYTVQEGLAQDQPVAIHQDPDGYIWIGTLGGLSRYNGRSFTTFSVTDGLPSPAVFAIHGDRLGRLWVGTSAGAAVLSGSRFTPYTFRTLRETPSVRDIAELTDGTLYFATNRGLVELRGDQERLLSQADRPHGDVLHSVAVASHDSLYIGGEAGLSRLRAGQLTPLPQVNGPGRSTVRSIFHHATTGELLLCRPDRLTLLNADGRCTDIRPDSRPDTIYLDAAIDRQGTIWVAASTGVYYRFPGAPFRRLDVADGLSNRWVYRVMVDYEDIVWLCTDSGVDKITDRSIRHYGVADGLASELIWAVHRWRGRVLVGTEAGLQALGADGVERDTLLSDRTVTEIVPVGSDALWLGTDHGIYRLQGRRVQAALNRPEPTDLFVYCLQPLPDGSLLMASDRGLYCGRPPELATVEAPAALRSHACFDLLLFGADRCWVGTDYGVFEARRNNDRWRYLPQPILGDVNVTCFARRADDDIYIGTVGRGIYHWDGRRFAPMGVALPDANANVWALQHDRHGQLWVGTSRGIARLAGDRFENFNAVHGLPFTEITNKRCFLLDSDDAFYFGTSRSLLVYRPQMAAFSAPPRVRITGVTINQTELPPPAAGLHLNHDDRLTIRFDCLSFLNEAGNTFQYQLEGVDSVWQPPTDDRHVVYPFLPPGQMIFHLRAVNARGVVSRETPALVVEVSPPFTSTVWFFLLILLGVSAVIGTFAAYKIHLDRTERDKLRRMVQARTAELAESEEKYRHLVDGSLVGICILQDWRVVYINPVITELLCHPPDKILGTEVIRFVFPEDIPILQRNMALRDAGDILPHEYETRFVCGDGTVRSVLIRATVTTFNGRSAILANLVDLTETKRLQEQVVHYQKLESIGTLAGGIAHDFNNILQGITGYTSLVRMQVPPDSPLQGDLAMIEEAAARATVLTRKLLGFARKGKYVVQVFDLHEAIDSVITFSRRTIPYTVEFERAFHAGPLWVRGDRTQMEQVLLNLFLNARDAMPDGGRIRVETQSVNVDGDLVRDTHVLKTGRYIRLVVADTGTGIDPANLPRVFDPFFTTKAQGQGSGLGLATVYGIVKNHQGYIYLDSEPGRGTRVLIFLPATDAPAPAAAESAADAGPEAALPLAGRRLLVVDDESLNRLFLNRLLRTAGADILEAADGQQAVRVFQDHADDIDCVILDINMPVKSGDAALAEIQSIRADVPVVVLSGYGEDASVYQMLRRGCRGFLHKPVDAVALLRLIGTILNPPAATETGAQVPEGEP